One window from the genome of Glycine soja cultivar W05 chromosome 12, ASM419377v2, whole genome shotgun sequence encodes:
- the LOC114378432 gene encoding uncharacterized protein LOC114378432 has product MGRIWATAEDLGRNRARVLSLYRQILRGLNSPELRLGFAARLAKKAEARAMFWVGSDERSLHNIADLIDAAEYSLSFLRKGQLPPRHIN; this is encoded by the coding sequence ATGGGCCGGATATGGGCCACGGCGGAGGATTTGGGCCGCAACAGGGCCCGCGTGCTGTCTCTTTACCGGCAAATACTGCGGGGTCTGAACTCGCCGGAGTTGCGGCTGGGCTTCGCGGCGAGGCTGGCGAAGAAGGCGGAGGCGCGTGCAATGTTCTGGGTGGGCTCCGATGAACGCTCGTTGCACAATATTGCGGATCTCATTGATGCTGCAGAGTACTCTCTCTCCTTTCTCAGAAAAGGTCAACTCCCTCCTCGTCACATCAACTAA